The sequence GGCATGGCAACCGGCCTGTATGCTATCCATCCACTGACTGGCGAACAATTGCCTATCTGGACAGCTAACTTTGTCTTGATGGATTACGGCACCGGCGCGGTGATGGCAGTTCCTGGCCACGATGCCCGCGACTGGGAATTTGCGACCAAATATAACTTACCAATCAAACCGGTTATTTTGGCCGCTGATGGCAGTGAGCCTGACTTGAGCCAGGAAGCCATGACCGAGAAAGGCACCCTGTTCAACTCCGGTGAGTTTGATGGTCTGAGTTATGAAGATGGCTTCAATGCTGTTGCTGACAAACTGGTTGCACTCGGCGTGGGTCAACGCAAAATCAACTACCGCCTGCGCGACTGGGGAGTCTCCCGTCAGCGCTATTGGGGCGCGCCTATCCCCATGGTGACACTGGAAGACGGCACCGTCGTACCGACACCTGAAGATCAACTGCCGGTTATCTTGCCGGAAGATGTCGTGATGGATGGTATTACCAGCCCAATAAAGGCCGATCCTGAGTGGGCTAAAACCACTGTTAATGGCATGCCGGGCCTGCGTGAAACTGATACTTTTGATACCTTTATGGAATCATCATGGTATTACGCGCGCTACACCTGCCCACAATTTGATAAAGGTATGCTCGACCCCGCAGCCGCCAACTATTGGCTGCCAGTTGATCAATATGTTGGCGGTATTGAACATGCCATCATGCACCTGATGTACTTCCGCTTCTTCCATAAATTGCTGCGTGACGCCGGTTTAGTTGACTCCGATGAGCCCGCCAAGCGCCTGCTGTGTCAAGGTATGGTTCTGGCAGATGCCTTCTACTACAGCGGTTCCAACGGTGAACGTATCTGGGTTTCACCGGTTGATGCCATTGTTGAGCGTGATGATAAAGGTCGTATTGTTAAAGCGACTGATGCCCAAGGCCATGAACTGGTTTACGCTGGCATGAGCAAAATGTCGAAATCGAAAAATAACGGTATCGACCCGCAAGTCATGGTAGAAAAGTACGGTGCCGACACCGTGCGCCTGTTTATGATGTTTGCTTCACCAGCAGAAATGACGCTGGAATGGCAGGAATCAGGTGTTGAAGGGGCTAATCGCTTCCTAAAACGCGTCTGGCGTCTGGCTTTTGATCACACCGCAAAAGGGGCAACCGCACCACTGGATATTGCCAGCCTGACGGAAGAGCAGAAATCCTTGCGTCGTGATCTGCACAAAACAATTGCCAAAGTCACTGATGACGTGGGTCGCCGTCAAACATTCAACACCGCTATTGCTGCTGTGATGGAATTGATGAACAAGCTGGGCCGCGCACCTCAGGAAACTGAGCAAGACCGTGCTCTGCTGCAAGAATCATTATTAGCTGTGGTTCGTATGCTTTATCCATTCACTCCTCATGTTTGCTTCAGTTTGTGGCAAGCTCTGGGTGGCGAGGGTGATATTGACACGGCACCATGGCCAATTGCTGATGAACAAGCGATGGTCGAAGACTCTAAATTAGTAGTCGTACAGGTTAATGGTAAAGTGCGTGGCCGAATTACTGTGCCTGCCGATGCCACTGAACAGCAAGTGCGTGAACGCGCTGGTCAGGAACACTTGGTGGCTAAATACCTGGATGGCGTTACCGTACGTAAAGTCATCTATGTCCCTGGCAAACTGCTTAACCTGGTTGTAGGTTAAGACAAGGAGGAGTTGTGCGACATCGTATTCTGATGCTGTTGCTGGGGTTGGCGGTGCTGGTCACCGCTGGCTGTGGCTTTAATCTGCGGGGTACCACTCAGGTGCCCCCTGAGCTGCAAAAACTGTTGCTGGAAAGCAGTGATCCTTATGGCCCGTTAACCCGTGCGGTACGCCAACAATTGCGTTTAAATAACGTCACTATTGTTGATGACCCGATGCGGAAAGACTTACCAGCGCTGCGGATTATCAGTTCATCCGAAAATCAGGCTACTGTGTCTATCTTCCGCAACGGTGTAACAGCAGAATATCAGTTGGTATTACAAGTTCAGGCGCAAGTATTGATTCCAGGCCATGATATTTATCCAATTCGGGTAAATATCTTCCGTACTTTCTTCGATAACCCGTTAACGGCACTGGCAAAAGAAGCTGAAGCCGAGGTGCTACGGCAGGAAATGCGTGACCAGGCAGCACAACAGTTAGTGCGTAAACTCTTAGTTGTACATGCTGCGGAAATAAAAAACGCGCAGAAAAATGGCGACGCACTCACTGGCAGTACTGCTAACGGTGCCACTAAGATGGCTGATGTCGAAGAAATCAATATTGGCAAACCCGCTGTCAGTACCCCAGCCCAATGATCCGAGTTTATCCTGAACAACTTGTCGCGCAGCTCCATGAGGGGCTGCGCGCTTGTTATCTGTTGTGTGGTAACGAACCCTTGTTATTACAGGAAAGTCAGGATCATATTCGCCGAGTGGCAGCAACACATGATTTCAGCGAGCATTTCAGTTTCTCACTCGATGCTCACACTGAATGGGAAAATATCTTCAGCCTTTGTCAGGCACTGAGTTTATTTGCCAGCCGGCAGACACTGCTATTGAGCTTTCCAGACAGTGGGTTGACCGCACCGATGAATGAACAATTGGTCAAGTTATCCGGCCTTTTGCACCCAGACATTTTGCTAATATTACGCGCCAATAAGTTGACTAAAGCGCAAGAAAATAGTGCATGGTTTAAAGCTCTCAGCCCAAATGGGGTGTTCGTCAGCTGCCAAACACCAGAACAGGCGCAACTCCCTCGTTGGGTAAACGTGCGCGCCAAGAGCCTAAATTTGGACATCGATGACGCTGCTGTTCAGCTGCTTTGCTACTGCTATGAGGGTAATTTGCTGGCGCTATCACAAGCATTGGAGCGCCTCTCATTGCTCCATCCGGACGGGAAATTAACACTTCCCGAAGTAGAACAAGCCGTCAACGATGCCGCACATTTCACCCCTTACCATTGGCTTGATGCTTTGCTGGCTGGGAAAAGCAAACGCGCCTGGCATATCCTGCAACAATTACAGTTAGAAGACAGTGAGCCGGTTATTTTGCTACGCACACTGCAGCGCGAGTTATTGCAACTGCTAACGCTAAAGCGCCGCATGGAGCAGGTGCCGCTACGAACATTATTTGATCAATTTAAAGTGTGGCAAAATCGCCGCCCGATGATGACTCAAGCGCTACAACGCCTTTCCATGTCACAACTGCAACAAGCCGTCCGTTTACTGACACAGATGGAAATTCGCCTGAAACAGGATTACGGTCAGTCAATCTGGCCGGAGTTAGAAACACTATCTATGCTGATATGTGGAAAAATTTTACCCGAGAGTTTTTTTGATGCCCAATAAATCCCCGACTCGCACCCTGTATGCCCTGTTCGGCGGTACTTTTGATCCCATTCATTATGGCCATTTAAAGCCAGTTGAAGCATTGGCTCAACAAGTGGGTTTGCAACATATTATTTTGTTACCTAACCACGTCCCACCTCATCGCCCACAACCTGAGGCAAATGCACAGCAGCGGCTAAAAATGGTCGAACTGGCCGTAGCCGGCAACCCATTGTTCAGTGTTGATTCACGAGAGTTATTGCGTGACAGCCCGTCATTCACCATTGATACCTTGGAATCACTTCGTAAAGAACGTGGTGCTGAACGCCCCTTAGCGTTTATTATTGGGCAAGATTCATTATTATCGCTGCATAAATGGCATCGCTGGCAATCATTGTTAGATGTGTGTCATTTGTTAGTGTGCGCTCGCCCAGGCTACGCGCAAACACTGGCAACACCTGAGTTACAGCAATGGCTTGATGCTCATCGCGTCTTTGACCCACAGGCACTGAGTCTGCGGCCGCATGGGGCAATCTATCTGGCAGATACACCTTTACTGGACATTTCTGCCACAGACATTCGCCATCGGCGTCATAACGGCGAAAGTTGTGATGATCTGTTGCCACGTGCTGTACAGCGATATATTGAGTTACAAGGTTTATATCGTGGCTGAGGGTTTATATCGCGATGCATTGACCCATGTTATACTCCGCCGCTAAATTTCAGGTATTCGCTGAAAACCCCTGTGAATTAGCATAAACAGCTGGCTTTCAGCGGCATCCTGCCGATAAATACATCATAACCGTTCATTACCGGTAACCGTCCACGGGGTATCCCGCGAAACAGTACCTGAGAACGTTATGGACAGAAATCACCCGAGGGGGAACCTTTGCAAGGTAAAGCGCTCCAAGAATTTGTTATCGACAAGCTCGATGATTTGAAAGGCCAAGACATTCTTACTCTGGATGTTCAGGGTAAATCCAGCATCACTGATTTTATGATTATTTGCACCGGCACCTCCACTCGCCATGTTATGGCGCTGGCAGATAACCTGGTTCAAGAATCCCGCGCGGCAGGCATGATACCTTTTGGTATCGAAGGTCAGGGTGTCTCTGACTGGGTCGTGGTTGATTTAGGCGAAGTGATTGTGCATGTGATGCAAGAAGAAAGCCGCCGTATATATGAATTGGAAAAACTCTGGAGCTAAGCGGTGAAACTGCAACTGGTAGCCGTCGGCACAAAGATGCCAGACTGGGTGCAGACAGGTTTTATCGATTACCTGCGCCGCTTTCCCAAGGATATGCCCTTCGAGCTGGTAGAGATACCGGCAGGTAAGCGGGGCAAAAATGCGGATATCAAACGCATTTTGGAAAAAGAAGGCGAGCTAATGCTGGCAGCGGTTGGCAAAAACAACCGCATTGTCACGCTGGATATCCCAGGCACTCCCTGGGAGACCCCGCAGTTGGCTCAGCAATTAGAACGCTGGAAGCAGGATGGCCGTGATGTCAGTCTGCTCATTGGCGGGCCTGAGGGGTTAGCCCCGGCCTGTAAAGCCGCCGCAGAGCAGAGCTGGTCGCTCTCTCCGTTGACGCTACCTCACCCTTTAGTGCGCGTTTTAGTGGCGGAGAGCCTCTATCGTGCCTGGAGTATTACGACCAACCACCCTTATCATCGGGAATAAGCGGGCGATGAACCTGAGTAAAGTGATAGCTCTGAGTAAAATGCTGGTTTCGGGCAAAATGAAGTAGCTGTGGGATGAAAAAAGAACCTAATCCTTTTCGCGACTATTCGGCTGAATCAGCCTTGTTTGTCCGCCGTGCCCTTGTGGCGTTCCTCGGTATCTTGCTGCTAAGCGGGATATTGGTCGCAAACATGTACAATTTGCAGATAGTCCGTTTTGAAGACTATCGCACCCGTTCCAATGAAAACCGCATTAAACTGGTCCCTATCGCGCCTAGTCGCGGCATGATATTTGACCGTAACGGCACTCCGCTGGCGATGAACCGCACGATTTATCAGTTAGAACTGATGCCGGAAAAAATTGAAGACCTCCCCGCGACCCTCAATGCACTG comes from Yersinia canariae and encodes:
- the leuS gene encoding leucine--tRNA ligase gives rise to the protein MQEQYRPEDIETQVQLHWQEKQTFKVTEDTSKEKYYCLSMLPYPSGRLHMGHVRNYTIGDVISRYQRMLGKNVLQPIGWDAFGLPAEGAAVKNNTAPAPWTYDNIEYMKNQLKLLGFGYDWDREIATCDPDYYRWEQWFFTKLYEKGMVYKKTSAVNWCPHDLTVLANEQVIDGCCWRCDTKVERKEIPQWFIKITDYADQLLNDLDTLESWPEQVKTMQRNWIGRSEGVDIVFDVVNSEEKLSVYTTRPDTFMGVTYVAVAAGHPLSLQAAVTNPALADFVAECRNTKVAEAEMATMEKKGMATGLYAIHPLTGEQLPIWTANFVLMDYGTGAVMAVPGHDARDWEFATKYNLPIKPVILAADGSEPDLSQEAMTEKGTLFNSGEFDGLSYEDGFNAVADKLVALGVGQRKINYRLRDWGVSRQRYWGAPIPMVTLEDGTVVPTPEDQLPVILPEDVVMDGITSPIKADPEWAKTTVNGMPGLRETDTFDTFMESSWYYARYTCPQFDKGMLDPAAANYWLPVDQYVGGIEHAIMHLMYFRFFHKLLRDAGLVDSDEPAKRLLCQGMVLADAFYYSGSNGERIWVSPVDAIVERDDKGRIVKATDAQGHELVYAGMSKMSKSKNNGIDPQVMVEKYGADTVRLFMMFASPAEMTLEWQESGVEGANRFLKRVWRLAFDHTAKGATAPLDIASLTEEQKSLRRDLHKTIAKVTDDVGRRQTFNTAIAAVMELMNKLGRAPQETEQDRALLQESLLAVVRMLYPFTPHVCFSLWQALGGEGDIDTAPWPIADEQAMVEDSKLVVVQVNGKVRGRITVPADATEQQVRERAGQEHLVAKYLDGVTVRKVIYVPGKLLNLVVG
- the lptE gene encoding LPS assembly lipoprotein LptE produces the protein MRHRILMLLLGLAVLVTAGCGFNLRGTTQVPPELQKLLLESSDPYGPLTRAVRQQLRLNNVTIVDDPMRKDLPALRIISSSENQATVSIFRNGVTAEYQLVLQVQAQVLIPGHDIYPIRVNIFRTFFDNPLTALAKEAEAEVLRQEMRDQAAQQLVRKLLVVHAAEIKNAQKNGDALTGSTANGATKMADVEEINIGKPAVSTPAQ
- the holA gene encoding DNA polymerase III subunit delta translates to MIRVYPEQLVAQLHEGLRACYLLCGNEPLLLQESQDHIRRVAATHDFSEHFSFSLDAHTEWENIFSLCQALSLFASRQTLLLSFPDSGLTAPMNEQLVKLSGLLHPDILLILRANKLTKAQENSAWFKALSPNGVFVSCQTPEQAQLPRWVNVRAKSLNLDIDDAAVQLLCYCYEGNLLALSQALERLSLLHPDGKLTLPEVEQAVNDAAHFTPYHWLDALLAGKSKRAWHILQQLQLEDSEPVILLRTLQRELLQLLTLKRRMEQVPLRTLFDQFKVWQNRRPMMTQALQRLSMSQLQQAVRLLTQMEIRLKQDYGQSIWPELETLSMLICGKILPESFFDAQ
- the nadD gene encoding nicotinate-nucleotide adenylyltransferase is translated as MPNKSPTRTLYALFGGTFDPIHYGHLKPVEALAQQVGLQHIILLPNHVPPHRPQPEANAQQRLKMVELAVAGNPLFSVDSRELLRDSPSFTIDTLESLRKERGAERPLAFIIGQDSLLSLHKWHRWQSLLDVCHLLVCARPGYAQTLATPELQQWLDAHRVFDPQALSLRPHGAIYLADTPLLDISATDIRHRRHNGESCDDLLPRAVQRYIELQGLYRG
- the rsfS gene encoding ribosome silencing factor; the encoded protein is MQGKALQEFVIDKLDDLKGQDILTLDVQGKSSITDFMIICTGTSTRHVMALADNLVQESRAAGMIPFGIEGQGVSDWVVVDLGEVIVHVMQEESRRIYELEKLWS
- the rlmH gene encoding 23S rRNA (pseudouridine(1915)-N(3))-methyltransferase RlmH, translating into MKLQLVAVGTKMPDWVQTGFIDYLRRFPKDMPFELVEIPAGKRGKNADIKRILEKEGELMLAAVGKNNRIVTLDIPGTPWETPQLAQQLERWKQDGRDVSLLIGGPEGLAPACKAAAEQSWSLSPLTLPHPLVRVLVAESLYRAWSITTNHPYHRE